One genomic segment of Streptomyces sp. TLI_146 includes these proteins:
- a CDS encoding LuxR C-terminal-related transcriptional regulator — MPYDQVPGTFVAREQERKQVLGAVLARKGAAVVGPAGVGRTALLTAVAAQLGVSRFEVVWTAATEASRQVPFGVFRALLGVGGRLDHGQAYGLLRTELARRAGRRIPVLVIDDVHHLDDASAALTLSLAGDGNPRLVVSAQSGLPASDAVVALWKDSYLERFDIAPFGLADTGRLVHALMEGAAARPTVDLLHQWTGGNPLFLTELVRHGRATRRLVSAGGLWWWRGPLSVPPRLAELFERELRGLDPRHQDALAAVALGEPLALPVLEAVAPDVVESLEEQGLLCTLETGGQILVRLGQPMLGAALRHRLPRLRRRRLAVALLGACTPGGPDPVTRARWQLDAHGPVDSALLIRAAETVCRQDPELACRFARRALERSSAAAVPLAHALVELGDAAQARKVLERTREAATTPSGRLRLSTALAAHRCWADRDPAGAADELVALRAEATVPTAQAALDGVHALVLLFGGRTGAAGRLAERVLYEASHGPGVAAARLALAASLALTGRTADAVTLAEDPSPDRALPSYLPDLAPSLRAFAQLWPASDLRRPVGRRAVQGVPPGGEGALLGGYLQWVRGRRTDAMARLREAVVQQAGGPRLFLTEASSWLAVCLAEEQRPDCAEQAIAPCWADRVGVVPGQVHRAAAVIAAARGDTAGAAVAMWAAVDAAREAGCWAVEAEYLTYAAWLGPAGPPPAVLDRLAEVVRHVDAPRLVTGAEAVLALARGTGTELLDHAVRLEALGLSAQAWRLAERAAATLQQQGGSRRGDAVVLVGRLRERLGVAPPPAQPVALTTREVEIASLAAGGLSDRAISHRLAVSVRTVESHLTRIYRKLGVHSRRDLPPVLRG, encoded by the coding sequence ATGCCGTACGACCAGGTACCGGGGACGTTCGTCGCCAGGGAGCAGGAGCGGAAACAGGTGCTGGGGGCCGTCCTGGCCAGGAAAGGCGCCGCGGTCGTCGGACCCGCCGGTGTCGGCAGGACGGCCCTGCTCACGGCCGTCGCCGCACAGCTCGGCGTCTCACGTTTCGAAGTCGTCTGGACGGCCGCCACCGAGGCGAGCCGCCAGGTCCCGTTCGGGGTCTTCCGCGCTCTGCTCGGCGTCGGCGGCCGCCTCGACCACGGGCAGGCGTACGGTCTGCTGCGCACCGAGCTCGCCCGCCGCGCGGGCCGGCGCATCCCGGTACTGGTCATCGACGACGTCCACCACCTCGACGACGCCTCCGCCGCCCTGACGCTGAGCCTGGCCGGTGACGGGAATCCGCGCCTCGTCGTCTCCGCGCAGTCGGGGCTGCCCGCCTCCGACGCCGTCGTCGCGCTCTGGAAGGACAGCTATCTGGAGCGCTTCGACATCGCGCCGTTCGGCCTCGCGGACACGGGCCGGCTCGTGCACGCGCTGATGGAAGGCGCCGCCGCCCGTCCCACGGTCGACCTGCTGCACCAGTGGACCGGCGGGAATCCGCTCTTCCTCACCGAACTGGTCCGCCACGGCCGTGCCACGCGCCGCCTGGTCAGCGCGGGCGGCCTGTGGTGGTGGCGGGGCCCGCTGAGCGTGCCGCCCCGGCTGGCCGAGCTGTTCGAGCGCGAGCTGCGCGGCCTCGACCCGCGCCACCAGGACGCCCTGGCGGCGGTCGCCCTGGGCGAGCCGCTCGCCCTGCCCGTACTGGAGGCGGTCGCCCCGGACGTCGTGGAGAGCCTGGAGGAGCAGGGCCTGCTGTGCACGCTGGAGACCGGCGGGCAGATCCTGGTCCGGCTCGGCCAGCCGATGCTGGGCGCGGCGCTGCGCCACCGGCTGCCCCGGCTGCGGCGCCGACGGCTCGCGGTGGCCCTGCTCGGCGCCTGCACCCCCGGCGGCCCCGACCCGGTGACCCGGGCCCGCTGGCAGCTCGACGCGCACGGCCCGGTCGACTCGGCGCTGCTGATCCGGGCCGCGGAAACGGTGTGCCGCCAAGACCCCGAGCTGGCCTGCCGCTTCGCCCGCCGGGCGCTCGAACGCTCCAGCGCCGCCGCCGTACCGCTGGCGCACGCGCTGGTCGAGCTCGGTGACGCCGCGCAGGCCCGCAAGGTGCTGGAGCGGACGCGTGAGGCGGCGACCACACCCAGCGGGCGGCTGCGGCTGTCCACGGCCCTCGCCGCCCACCGCTGCTGGGCCGACCGCGACCCGGCGGGCGCCGCCGACGAACTCGTCGCCCTGCGCGCCGAGGCGACGGTGCCCACCGCACAGGCCGCGCTGGACGGCGTCCACGCCCTGGTCCTGCTCTTCGGCGGCCGCACCGGCGCGGCGGGGCGGCTGGCCGAGCGGGTCCTGTACGAGGCCTCCCACGGACCGGGAGTGGCCGCCGCCCGTCTGGCACTCGCCGCCTCCCTGGCCCTCACCGGGCGTACGGCGGACGCCGTGACGCTGGCCGAGGACCCGTCCCCGGACCGGGCCCTGCCGTCCTACCTGCCCGATCTCGCCCCCTCGCTGCGCGCCTTCGCCCAGCTGTGGCCCGCCTCCGACCTGCGCAGACCCGTCGGCCGCCGGGCGGTCCAAGGCGTGCCGCCAGGCGGGGAAGGGGCGTTGCTCGGCGGCTACCTCCAGTGGGTGCGCGGCCGCCGCACGGACGCGATGGCACGGCTGCGCGAGGCGGTGGTCCAACAGGCCGGCGGCCCCCGCCTGTTCCTGACCGAGGCCTCCAGCTGGCTCGCCGTCTGTCTGGCCGAGGAGCAGCGCCCCGACTGCGCCGAGCAGGCCATCGCCCCCTGCTGGGCGGACCGGGTGGGGGTGGTTCCCGGCCAGGTGCACCGGGCGGCCGCGGTGATCGCGGCCGCGCGCGGCGACACGGCGGGCGCGGCGGTCGCGATGTGGGCGGCCGTGGACGCGGCGCGGGAGGCCGGGTGCTGGGCGGTGGAGGCCGAGTACCTGACCTATGCGGCGTGGCTGGGCCCCGCCGGACCGCCGCCCGCCGTCCTCGACCGGCTGGCCGAGGTCGTCCGCCACGTCGACGCGCCCCGGCTCGTCACGGGCGCGGAGGCCGTGCTCGCGCTGGCCCGCGGCACCGGTACGGAACTGCTCGACCACGCCGTACGCCTCGAAGCGCTCGGCCTGAGCGCGCAGGCGTGGCGGCTCGCGGAGCGCGCGGCCGCCACGCTCCAGCAGCAGGGCGGCAGCCGCCGGGGCGACGCCGTGGTGCTGGTGGGCCGGCTGCGCGAGCGGCTCGGGGTGGCTCCGCCGCCCGCCCAGCCGGTCGCGCTCACCACCCGCGAGGTGGAGATCGCCTCACTGGCCGCCGGTGGCCTGTCCGACCGGGCGATCTCCCACCGGCTCGCGGTGTCCGTCCGCACCGTCGAGAGCCACCTCACCCGGATCTACCGCAAGCTCGGCGTGCACTCCCGCCGCGACCTGCCGCCCGTGCTGCGCGGCTGA
- a CDS encoding ABC transporter ATP-binding protein: MKADRGKNESKKSSGRAVGDVLLLVRQLPRIAKGPTCALAVLVVAQAAGSALLPLATGRLVAALTETSKSMHGVTVGLVLLGVVLFLDVVLDPIRTMLAWRLGTALDGATAQTTVDGALRPARIGHLDDAEVADRIERARAVGLGAHPPGQAVTALAGLVPLRLTGLVSAVLLGWAGQWWMPVVLGSAWVVTGRWQEKEIGRSVSAHAGETAQLRRAAYLREVATTAPAAKEVRLFGLRSWLVERFTTAWWDGMVQMRRARVSPHRHALAILLLLAAHLAVVLPLVHQATHGDRSVEQLTVALQALLGLFALGFSGDLQWMLHTASAAVPAALAVGALETAGEAGRLGAAGLPRREIRFEQVGFGYPGGRGRVLDGLDLVLPAGSSLAIVGDNGAGKSTLTKLLAGLYLPDSGRITVDGQDLRAHDPESWRRQLAVVFQDFVRYPFSVRDNVGFGHIEADADDEALTEATRLGGFLGVEAELPGGWETLLSGAYTDGTELSGGQWQRLALSRALYAVRHGARVLVLDEPTAHLDVQAEHELYARFLDITAGLTTVLVSHRFATVRLADRIAVVEDGRIGEYGTHDELVAAGGRYARMFRVQSQPFMEQVVREGSSRA; encoded by the coding sequence ATGAAGGCCGACAGAGGCAAGAACGAGAGCAAGAAGAGCAGTGGCCGGGCCGTCGGTGATGTCCTGCTCCTGGTCCGGCAGTTGCCGCGGATCGCCAAAGGACCGACCTGCGCGCTCGCCGTGCTCGTCGTGGCGCAGGCCGCGGGCAGTGCGCTGCTGCCGCTGGCCACCGGGCGCCTCGTGGCCGCGCTGACGGAGACCTCCAAGTCGATGCACGGGGTGACGGTCGGGCTCGTGCTGCTGGGCGTGGTGCTCTTCCTCGACGTCGTGCTCGACCCGATCCGTACGATGCTCGCCTGGCGCCTCGGTACCGCGCTCGACGGCGCGACGGCCCAGACCACGGTCGACGGCGCCCTGCGCCCGGCCCGGATCGGCCACTTGGACGACGCGGAGGTGGCCGACCGCATCGAGCGCGCCCGGGCCGTCGGCCTCGGCGCGCACCCCCCGGGGCAGGCGGTCACCGCGCTCGCCGGGCTGGTACCGCTGCGGCTGACCGGACTGGTGTCGGCCGTGCTGCTCGGCTGGGCCGGGCAGTGGTGGATGCCGGTCGTCCTGGGCTCCGCCTGGGTGGTCACCGGGCGCTGGCAGGAGAAGGAGATCGGGCGGTCGGTCTCCGCGCACGCGGGCGAGACCGCGCAGCTGCGCCGCGCCGCCTATCTGCGCGAAGTCGCCACCACGGCGCCCGCCGCCAAGGAGGTGCGCCTGTTCGGCCTGCGCTCCTGGCTGGTCGAGCGGTTCACCACGGCCTGGTGGGACGGCATGGTGCAGATGCGCCGGGCCAGGGTCAGCCCGCACCGCCACGCCCTGGCGATCCTGCTGCTGCTCGCCGCGCACCTCGCGGTGGTGCTCCCGCTGGTCCACCAGGCCACCCACGGCGACCGGTCGGTGGAGCAACTGACCGTCGCTCTTCAGGCGTTGCTCGGTCTGTTCGCGCTCGGCTTCAGCGGGGACCTCCAGTGGATGCTGCACACGGCGAGCGCCGCGGTCCCGGCCGCGCTGGCGGTCGGTGCGCTGGAGACGGCCGGGGAGGCGGGACGGCTCGGCGCGGCCGGGCTGCCGCGGCGGGAGATCCGCTTCGAGCAGGTCGGCTTCGGCTACCCCGGCGGCCGCGGCCGGGTCCTCGACGGCCTCGACCTGGTCCTCCCGGCCGGCTCCTCGCTGGCGATCGTCGGCGACAACGGCGCGGGCAAGAGCACCCTCACCAAACTCCTCGCCGGGCTCTATCTGCCCGACAGCGGCCGCATCACCGTCGACGGCCAGGACCTGCGCGCCCACGACCCCGAGTCCTGGCGCCGTCAACTCGCCGTGGTCTTCCAGGACTTCGTCCGCTACCCGTTCTCCGTACGCGACAACGTCGGCTTCGGCCATATCGAGGCGGACGCCGACGACGAGGCGCTCACCGAGGCCACCCGGCTCGGCGGCTTCCTCGGCGTGGAGGCCGAACTGCCGGGCGGCTGGGAGACGCTGCTCAGCGGTGCCTACACCGACGGCACCGAACTGTCCGGCGGGCAGTGGCAGCGGTTGGCGCTGAGCCGCGCGCTGTACGCGGTCCGGCACGGGGCCCGGGTGCTCGTCCTCGACGAACCCACCGCCCACCTCGACGTCCAGGCGGAACACGAGCTGTACGCCCGCTTCCTGGACATCACCGCCGGGCTGACCACCGTCCTCGTCTCGCACCGGTTCGCCACCGTACGCCTCGCGGACCGCATCGCCGTCGTCGAGGACGGCCGGATCGGCGAGTACGGCACGCACGACGAACTGGTGGCCGCGGGCGGCCGGTACGCACGGATGTTCCGCGTGCAGTCGCAGCCCTTCATGGAGCAGGTCGTACGGGAAGGAAGCAGCCGTGCGTAA
- a CDS encoding AMP-binding protein, with protein MNTPSHADHGSAHADTFVRDHLPPVPLQPDLLLGMPSLRFPARLNCGWELLEGGGSLDRAQRTAVLSPHGVRWTYEQLTAVVARVVHVLTEDMGLVPGNRVLLRGANTPMLAAIWLAVVRAGGVVVATAPTLRAEELAWVIDKARVSHALCESGLRSELESTGRVPRTMFFRGGAGAEGGLERAMADKPDWSLPVDTAATDPCLIAFTSGTAGMPKATVHSHRDVMAACNSFPRHVLRATGDDRFIGTPSLADTYGLGGLLLFPLHIGASTVLLDTSSPRQLARAIGEFRATVCFSGPARYQAICADPTPYDLASLRECVSSGEALPTETRRRWKQRTGNSVIDGLSSAELLHIFVAMRGEEAWSRPGAIGRAVPGYLTAIVDETGRPLPYGQVGALAVKGPTGCRYLDDERQQDTVRNGWTFTGDACWADEYGFLYHHSRTDGPVSGSGLPHGSHAG; from the coding sequence TTGAACACCCCATCGCACGCAGACCACGGATCCGCCCACGCGGACACCTTCGTACGGGACCACCTACCACCCGTGCCGCTCCAGCCCGACCTGCTCCTCGGCATGCCCTCGTTGCGTTTCCCCGCGCGACTGAACTGCGGGTGGGAACTCCTGGAGGGGGGCGGTTCGTTGGACCGAGCACAGCGGACCGCCGTGCTGTCCCCGCACGGCGTGCGCTGGACGTATGAACAGCTCACCGCGGTCGTGGCGCGCGTCGTGCACGTCCTGACCGAGGACATGGGCCTGGTGCCGGGCAACCGGGTGCTGCTGCGCGGTGCCAACACACCGATGCTGGCGGCGATCTGGCTCGCGGTGGTGCGGGCGGGCGGGGTGGTCGTGGCCACGGCGCCCACGCTGCGGGCCGAGGAGCTCGCGTGGGTGATCGACAAGGCCCGGGTGAGCCACGCCCTGTGCGAGTCCGGCCTGCGGTCCGAGCTGGAGTCGACCGGGCGCGTGCCCCGGACGATGTTCTTCCGCGGCGGGGCGGGCGCCGAGGGCGGTCTGGAGCGGGCCATGGCGGACAAGCCCGACTGGTCGCTCCCCGTCGACACGGCCGCGACCGACCCCTGTCTGATCGCGTTCACCTCCGGCACGGCGGGAATGCCCAAGGCCACGGTGCACTCGCACCGCGATGTGATGGCCGCCTGCAACTCCTTCCCCCGGCACGTCCTGCGGGCCACCGGCGACGACCGCTTCATCGGCACCCCCTCACTCGCGGACACCTACGGGCTTGGCGGACTACTCCTCTTCCCCCTGCACATCGGCGCCTCGACGGTGCTGCTCGACACCTCTTCCCCCCGTCAACTCGCCCGCGCCATCGGCGAGTTCCGCGCCACCGTCTGCTTCAGCGGCCCCGCCCGCTACCAGGCGATCTGCGCCGACCCCACCCCGTACGACCTGGCCTCACTGCGCGAGTGCGTCTCGTCCGGGGAGGCGCTGCCGACCGAGACGCGCCGCAGATGGAAGCAGCGGACCGGCAACAGCGTGATCGACGGGCTCAGCTCCGCCGAGCTGCTCCACATCTTCGTCGCGATGCGCGGCGAGGAGGCCTGGTCCCGTCCCGGCGCGATCGGACGGGCCGTCCCCGGCTACCTCACCGCGATCGTCGACGAAACCGGGCGCCCCCTCCCGTACGGCCAGGTCGGCGCGCTCGCCGTCAAGGGACCCACGGGCTGCCGCTATCTCGACGACGAGCGCCAGCAGGACACCGTGCGCAACGGCTGGACCTTCACGGGCGACGCCTGCTGGGCGGACGAATACGGCTTCCTCTACCACCACTCCCGCACGGACGGCCCGGTCAGCGGTTCCGGGCTGCCTCACGGTAGTCACGCGGGCTGA
- a CDS encoding DUF2087 domain-containing protein: MRKASRHVRELRRRHLPGNSRAITTLFSHGRLTAIPRKAARREQLLVHLKETLFEPGRQYTEREVNEALLTVHDDYPALRRYLITAGLLTRTRDGASYQRAA; the protein is encoded by the coding sequence ATGAGGAAGGCTTCGCGCCATGTCAGAGAACTCCGCCGACGCCACCTCCCCGGCAACTCCCGCGCCATCACCACGCTCTTCTCCCACGGCCGGCTGACGGCGATCCCCCGCAAGGCGGCCCGCCGCGAGCAGTTGCTCGTCCACCTCAAGGAGACCCTCTTCGAGCCCGGACGGCAGTACACCGAGCGCGAGGTCAACGAGGCGCTGCTCACGGTCCACGACGACTACCCGGCGCTGCGCCGCTACCTGATCACCGCGGGCCTGCTGACCCGCACCCGGGACGGCGCCAGCTACCAACGGGCGGCGTAA
- a CDS encoding helix-turn-helix domain-containing protein: protein MGLRSEFTTAVVPAAERFALWTELAAQSHVRNWLRSEWSEDFQARLRVLDLGDVRVSTLTYPSVEIIRTPKLIRQDDPEVYQVNVLMAGSGHAAQNGRMAAVRAGELVLVDSSHPFEGGFDGELSSMTVVQLPRNRLPLPQEVVQRLTATPLAADRGMGGVFGRWLADLDARADECAPGDIPALASVTVDLLAAVLGRRMAVEDEMTPESRKHALRVEVCDFINRHLSDPSLSPATIAAAHRISLRHLHQIFDSRGTTVAAWIRARRLECCRRDLADPALRRRPVYAIGARWGFIEPSHFSRAFRTAYGISPRDYREAARNR from the coding sequence ATGGGTCTGAGGAGCGAGTTCACCACTGCCGTGGTGCCGGCGGCCGAGCGGTTCGCGCTGTGGACGGAGCTGGCAGCCCAGTCCCATGTGCGCAACTGGTTGCGCAGCGAGTGGTCCGAGGACTTCCAGGCCCGGTTACGGGTCCTGGACCTGGGCGATGTGCGGGTGTCGACGCTGACGTACCCGAGCGTGGAGATCATCCGCACGCCCAAGCTGATACGGCAGGACGACCCCGAGGTCTACCAGGTCAACGTCCTCATGGCGGGCAGCGGTCACGCCGCGCAGAACGGGCGGATGGCCGCCGTGCGCGCCGGAGAGCTGGTCCTGGTGGACAGCAGCCACCCCTTCGAGGGCGGGTTCGACGGCGAGCTCTCGTCGATGACGGTGGTGCAACTGCCCCGCAACCGGCTGCCGCTGCCCCAGGAGGTGGTCCAGCGGCTCACCGCGACCCCGCTCGCGGCGGACCGCGGGATGGGCGGGGTGTTCGGGCGCTGGCTCGCCGACCTCGACGCCCGCGCCGACGAGTGCGCGCCCGGCGACATCCCGGCCCTGGCCTCGGTGACGGTGGACCTGCTCGCCGCCGTGCTCGGGCGCCGTATGGCCGTCGAGGACGAGATGACGCCGGAGTCCCGCAAGCACGCGCTGCGCGTGGAGGTCTGCGACTTCATCAACCGGCATCTGAGCGACCCCTCCCTCTCGCCGGCGACCATCGCCGCCGCCCACCGGATATCCCTGCGCCACCTCCACCAGATCTTCGACTCGCGCGGCACCACGGTCGCCGCGTGGATCCGGGCCCGGCGGCTGGAGTGCTGCCGCCGGGACCTGGCGGACCCGGCCCTGCGCCGCCGTCCGGTGTACGCGATCGGCGCCCGCTGGGGTTTCATCGAGCCGTCCCACTTCAGCCGCGCCTTCCGCACGGCGTACGGGATCAGCCCGCGTGACTACCGTGAGGCAGCCCGGAACCGCTGA
- a CDS encoding formyltransferase family protein, giving the protein MGLHRARRGDPSLLLVTDRSAWGELVGRFARMSGATVSHLLWEHGDPVAQDPLDGWEGDWIIGFQADYVLSGQDLKRARRGALNFRPGPPDIRGVGMYEVALARSADTFGVTCHHMVERVDAGPIVEVERFPVAEGATGTALGEEAAARAYLQFLRLMPLVVNGAELPVSTEEWRGPLHTWAQLRRRSWPDARGLRSVQSVKG; this is encoded by the coding sequence GTGGGACTTCATCGCGCGCGACGGGGCGACCCGTCGTTGCTGCTGGTCACGGACAGGTCGGCGTGGGGCGAACTGGTCGGGCGGTTCGCCCGGATGAGCGGTGCGACCGTCTCGCACCTGCTGTGGGAGCACGGCGACCCCGTCGCTCAGGACCCGCTCGACGGCTGGGAGGGCGACTGGATAATCGGCTTCCAGGCCGACTACGTCCTGTCCGGCCAGGATCTCAAGCGCGCCCGCCGTGGCGCCCTCAACTTCCGTCCCGGGCCGCCCGACATCCGGGGCGTGGGGATGTACGAGGTGGCGCTGGCGCGGTCGGCGGACACCTTCGGGGTGACCTGCCACCACATGGTCGAGCGGGTGGACGCGGGGCCGATCGTCGAGGTGGAGCGCTTCCCCGTCGCGGAGGGCGCCACCGGCACCGCGCTGGGTGAGGAGGCGGCCGCCCGCGCCTATCTGCAGTTCCTGCGGCTGATGCCCCTCGTCGTGAACGGCGCCGAACTGCCCGTGTCGACGGAGGAGTGGCGCGGCCCGCTGCACACCTGGGCCCAGCTGCGCCGCCGCTCGTGGCCGGATGCGCGAGGCCTACGGAGTGTGCAGAGCGTGAAGGGATAA
- a CDS encoding peptidoglycan-binding protein, with protein sequence MPDLWLPGAQRIDVGDHAPTDSTYPAKAIAHITWDKNATAAHPQDQVPYGNLQDWFGRNPDGKKSAPHVLWSPFTGAFTQFFPANSRSKSLVDLSGGTRTNRAGAVVIQIESHFFPYCRVGGKVYARLVDTPCAGWAALNAWVRSWGVPDTWPMGRPVDFTSHRNEHVWETQGGWYGHQQVPENTHQDPGSWPEFTGAPPKAKVSLAHVVAAARRDPGLPQGGTTYKAEVLVVERALRDEGLLSATWVDGSFGTKTKTAYAAWQRRCGYSGPDADGIPGRDSLTRLGARHGFTVV encoded by the coding sequence ATGCCCGACCTCTGGCTGCCCGGCGCACAACGCATCGACGTGGGCGACCACGCCCCCACCGACAGCACCTACCCCGCCAAGGCGATCGCCCACATCACCTGGGACAAGAACGCCACCGCCGCCCATCCGCAGGACCAGGTGCCGTACGGGAACCTGCAGGACTGGTTCGGCCGCAACCCCGACGGCAAGAAGTCCGCCCCCCATGTGCTCTGGTCGCCCTTCACCGGCGCGTTCACCCAGTTCTTCCCGGCGAACTCGCGCTCCAAGTCGCTGGTCGACTTATCCGGCGGCACCCGCACCAACAGAGCGGGCGCGGTCGTCATCCAGATCGAGTCGCACTTCTTCCCGTACTGCCGGGTCGGCGGCAAGGTCTACGCCCGACTCGTCGACACCCCCTGCGCCGGCTGGGCGGCGCTGAACGCCTGGGTGCGCTCCTGGGGCGTGCCCGACACCTGGCCCATGGGACGGCCGGTCGACTTCACCTCGCACCGCAACGAGCACGTGTGGGAGACCCAGGGCGGCTGGTACGGACACCAGCAGGTGCCGGAGAACACCCATCAGGACCCGGGCTCCTGGCCCGAGTTCACCGGGGCTCCGCCGAAGGCGAAGGTCTCGCTGGCCCATGTGGTCGCCGCGGCCAGGCGCGACCCCGGCCTCCCGCAGGGCGGTACCACGTACAAGGCGGAGGTCCTGGTCGTGGAGCGCGCCCTGCGGGACGAGGGGCTGCTCAGCGCCACCTGGGTGGACGGCTCCTTCGGCACCAAGACGAAGACGGCGTACGCCGCCTGGCAGCGGCGGTGCGGCTATTCGGGTCCGGACGCGGACGGGATCCCCGGCCGCGACTCGCTCACCCGGCTCGGCGCCCGCCACGGCTTCACGGTCGTCTGA
- a CDS encoding NAD(P)H-binding protein, which yields MNRILVTGATGNVGSQVAAQLAAEGIGVRALTRRPQPAGALNGAEVATGDLARPESLEAALAEIDTVFLIWPFLTTEGAPAVLEAIGRQARRVVYLSSSGVREDADRQSDPINQLHADMEALIEGSGLEWAVLRSNTIASNTLGWAAQIRDTGVVRGPDIAPTAVVHERDVAAVAVRVLADPRQVAVKHILTGPEVVSRAEQVRAIGEAIGRPLRFEEVPVEVARERMLADGRPPALVEALLASAAKRSRSDLVTGTVEEITGKPARSFRIWADDHADAFR from the coding sequence ATGAACAGGATTCTGGTGACCGGCGCGACCGGCAACGTCGGCAGCCAGGTGGCCGCGCAGCTCGCGGCCGAGGGCATCGGCGTACGGGCGTTGACGCGTCGGCCGCAACCGGCCGGGGCACTGAACGGCGCCGAGGTCGCGACGGGGGACCTGGCGCGGCCGGAGTCGCTGGAAGCGGCGCTGGCGGAGATCGACACGGTGTTCCTGATCTGGCCGTTCCTCACCACGGAGGGCGCGCCCGCCGTGCTGGAGGCGATCGGGCGGCAGGCGCGCCGGGTCGTCTATCTCTCGTCGTCGGGCGTACGCGAGGACGCCGACCGGCAGAGCGATCCCATCAACCAACTGCACGCCGACATGGAGGCCTTGATCGAAGGGTCGGGGCTGGAATGGGCCGTCCTGCGGTCGAACACGATCGCCTCCAACACGCTCGGCTGGGCCGCGCAGATCCGGGACACCGGCGTGGTGCGCGGCCCCGACATCGCGCCCACCGCCGTGGTCCACGAGCGCGATGTCGCGGCGGTGGCGGTACGGGTGCTGGCCGATCCCCGGCAGGTGGCGGTGAAGCACATCCTGACCGGCCCGGAGGTCGTGAGCAGGGCCGAGCAGGTACGGGCGATCGGCGAGGCGATCGGACGCCCGCTGCGGTTCGAGGAGGTGCCCGTGGAGGTCGCCCGGGAGCGGATGCTCGCGGACGGCCGCCCGCCCGCCCTGGTGGAGGCCCTGCTCGCGAGCGCCGCGAAGCGGTCGCGGTCGGACCTGGTCACCGGCACCGTGGAGGAGATCACCGGGAAGCCCGCGCGCTCGTTCCGTATCTGGGCGGACGACCACGCCGACGCCTTCCGCTGA
- a CDS encoding radical SAM protein: protein MDTVENPNAIIWDVTFACPLRCYHCYTESGRRPAKNLSHDEMMRVADAILSLEPQQITLCGGEPLTIKRIVDVARHFADAGLVVFVYTSGWAVPTATVEALAGTVSKIVVSLDGATAATHDRIRGRARSFERATGALARIDAEVGRRLAAGLPAPRFGIDYVVIRSNFDEMERMCAEVAPRFPHLETLYFGAVVPTGLASRPSFVEHELLRDEQVAELIAPETRRRLQAAAPASVAVETTENFEVQMNPDFLARTPSFRPMEIEPDGEVRAMPIYEGTVGSLLTEDPLVLWRRSRARWDDPYVVDCLNAIRTRADWAEAVRRIDLRFGSPEVRERIGARPVHVPVAGRHG from the coding sequence ATGGACACCGTCGAGAACCCCAACGCCATCATCTGGGACGTCACGTTCGCCTGCCCGCTGCGCTGCTACCACTGCTATACGGAGTCGGGGCGGCGCCCGGCGAAGAACCTCAGCCACGACGAGATGATGCGGGTCGCGGACGCGATCCTCTCGCTGGAGCCGCAGCAGATCACCCTGTGCGGAGGTGAGCCGCTGACCATCAAGCGGATCGTGGACGTCGCCCGGCACTTCGCGGACGCCGGGCTGGTGGTCTTCGTCTACACCAGCGGCTGGGCGGTGCCGACGGCGACGGTCGAGGCGCTGGCCGGGACGGTGTCCAAGATCGTGGTGAGCCTCGACGGAGCGACGGCCGCGACCCACGACCGGATACGGGGGCGCGCGCGTTCCTTCGAGCGGGCGACCGGCGCACTGGCCCGGATCGACGCGGAGGTGGGGCGCAGGCTCGCGGCGGGACTCCCGGCCCCGCGCTTCGGCATCGACTACGTGGTGATCCGCAGCAACTTCGACGAGATGGAGCGGATGTGCGCGGAAGTGGCGCCCCGCTTCCCGCATCTGGAGACCCTGTACTTCGGGGCGGTGGTGCCCACCGGGCTCGCCAGCCGCCCGTCCTTCGTCGAGCACGAGCTGCTGCGGGACGAGCAGGTGGCCGAGCTGATCGCGCCCGAGACCCGGCGCCGGCTCCAGGCGGCCGCACCCGCGTCGGTCGCCGTGGAGACCACCGAGAACTTCGAGGTCCAGATGAACCCGGACTTCCTCGCACGCACCCCGAGCTTCCGCCCCATGGAGATCGAGCCGGACGGCGAGGTGCGCGCCATGCCGATCTACGAGGGCACGGTGGGCAGCCTCCTCACCGAGGACCCGCTGGTCCTGTGGCGGCGGTCCCGGGCGCGCTGGGACGACCCGTACGTGGTCGACTGCCTCAACGCCATCCGCACGCGCGCCGACTGGGCGGAGGCGGTGCGCCGCATCGACCTGCGGTTCGGCTCGCCCGAGGTGCGCGAGCGCATCGGGGCCCGCCCGGTCCATGTGCCGGTGGCCGGCCGGCACGGGTGA
- the rpsN gene encoding 30S ribosomal protein S14: MAKKSKIAKNERRRVTVARYAVRRAALKAIIRDPRSSDEEREAALTELRRQPRDASATRVRNRDSIDGRPRGHLRTFGLSRINVRAQAHAGLLPGVRKSSW; this comes from the coding sequence ATGGCCAAGAAGAGCAAGATCGCCAAGAACGAGCGGCGCCGGGTGACCGTGGCGCGGTACGCGGTCCGGCGAGCCGCGCTGAAGGCGATCATCCGCGACCCCCGCAGCTCCGACGAGGAGCGCGAAGCGGCCCTGACCGAACTGCGCCGCCAGCCCCGTGACGCCAGTGCCACCCGCGTCCGCAACCGGGACTCGATCGACGGCCGCCCCCGCGGCCATCTGCGCACGTTCGGCCTCTCCCGGATCAACGTCCGCGCCCAGGCCCACGCCGGGCTCCTGCCCGGGGTGCGCAAGTCGAGCTGGTGA